Proteins from a genomic interval of Pantoea deleyi:
- the zapD gene encoding cell division protein ZapD: MSTPVLFEHPLNEKMRTWLRVEFLINQLDESTPLDKTVNALTFFRLIAELLDIFERGDMRTELLKELERQQQKLRAWADVPGVDMTLVNALSDKLRVQSTQLMNAPRMGQQLREDRLIALVRQRLSIPGGCCSFDLPGLHIWLHLPQETRDAQVEAWMQTLEPLHHALAMVLDLIRQSGTFHLQTSLNGFYQDNAEGADLLRLQLSLDDALYPQVSGHKSRYAIRFMPFDSEHGEVPARLNFQLACC; encoded by the coding sequence ATGAGCACACCCGTTCTGTTTGAACACCCACTGAATGAAAAAATGCGCACCTGGCTACGGGTTGAGTTTCTGATTAATCAGTTAGATGAGAGCACGCCGCTGGATAAGACGGTAAATGCGCTGACCTTTTTCCGTCTGATCGCCGAACTGCTCGACATTTTCGAGCGGGGGGACATGCGTACAGAGCTGCTGAAAGAGCTGGAGCGTCAGCAGCAGAAGCTGCGTGCCTGGGCGGATGTGCCCGGTGTCGATATGACGCTGGTTAACGCCCTCAGCGATAAACTCAGAGTTCAGTCAACTCAGCTGATGAATGCCCCGCGGATGGGCCAGCAGCTGCGCGAGGATCGTCTTATCGCCCTCGTACGCCAGCGTCTGAGCATTCCCGGCGGCTGCTGCAGCTTTGATTTGCCGGGCCTGCACATCTGGCTGCATCTGCCTCAGGAGACACGCGATGCCCAGGTCGAAGCCTGGATGCAGACGCTGGAGCCGCTGCATCATGCGCTGGCGATGGTGCTGGATCTGATTCGTCAGTCCGGTACCTTCCATCTGCAGACCAGCCTTAATGGGTTTTATCAGGATAATGCCGAAGGAGCCGATCTGCTGCGGCTGCAGCTGTCACTGGACGACGCGCTCTATCCCCAGGTATCCGGCCACAAAAGCCGTTATGCCATTCGTTTTATGCCATTTGACAGCGAGCACGGTGAAGTCCCGGCCCGCCTTAATTTTCAACTGGCCTGTTGTTAG
- the yacG gene encoding DNA gyrase inhibitor YacG: MQQDVMTVSCPQCGKDVIWDELSPWRPFCSKRCQLIDLGEWAAEEKRIPSRDDMNDSDSWSEQDH, encoded by the coding sequence ATGCAGCAAGATGTTATGACCGTTTCCTGTCCGCAGTGCGGCAAAGATGTCATCTGGGATGAGCTGAGCCCGTGGCGCCCGTTCTGCAGTAAGCGCTGCCAGCTTATTGATTTAGGGGAATGGGCCGCCGAAGAGAAACGGATCCCCAGCCGCGATGACATGAACGACAGCGACAGCTGGAGCGAGCAGGATCATTGA
- the secA gene encoding preprotein translocase subunit SecA gives MLSKILTKVFGSSNDRTLRRMRKVVDVINKMEPDFEKLSDDELKAKTDEFRARLKKGESLESLIPEAFATVREASKRVFGMRHFDVQLIGGMVLNDRCIAEMRTGEGKTLTATLPAYLNALSGKGVHVVTVNDYLAQRDAENNRPLFEFLGLSIGINMSGLPAVAKREAYAADITYGTNNEYGFDYLRDNMAFSPEERVQRKLHYALVDEVDSILIDEARTPLIISGPAEDSSELYTKVNKIIPHLVRQDKEDSETHQGEGDFWVDEKARQAHMSERGLVKVEELLVSQGIMEAGESLYSPTNIMLMHHVTAALRAHALFTRDVDYIVKDGEVVIVDEHTGRTMQGRRWSDGLHQAIEAKEGVEIQNENQTLASITFQNYFRIYEKLAGMTGTADTEAFEFSSIYKLDTIVVPTNRPMVRKDLADLVYMTEKEKIDAIIEDIRERTANGQPVLVGTISIEKSEVVSNELTRAGIKHNVLNAKFHAREADIVAQAGQPGAVTIATNMAGRGTDIMLGGSWHAEVAELEAPTEAQIEEIKAAWKIRHDAVLASGGLHIVGTERHESRRIDNQLRGRAGRQGDAGSSRFYLSMEDALMRIFASDRVSNMMRKLGMKPGEAIEHPWVTKAIANAQRKVESRNFDIRKQLLEYDDVANDQRRAIYSQRNELLDVSDVSETINSIRHDVYKATIDTYIPPQSLEEMWDVPGLEERLRADFDLDLPIAEWLDKEPDLHEEVLRERIMARAIESYAEKEEIVGAEMMRNFEKGVMLQTLDSLWKEHLAAMDYLRQGIHLRGYAQKDPKQEYKRESFAMFAAMLESLKYEVISTLSKVQVRMPEEVEAMEQQRREEAERLAQQQQLSHVEEDLLAEPEPQQSGERKVGRNDPCPCGSGKKYKQCHGRIA, from the coding sequence ATGTTAAGCAAAATATTAACCAAGGTTTTTGGTAGCAGTAACGATCGTACCCTGCGCCGTATGCGCAAAGTGGTGGACGTCATCAACAAAATGGAGCCTGACTTCGAGAAGCTCTCTGATGATGAACTGAAAGCGAAAACCGACGAGTTCCGCGCACGTCTGAAAAAAGGGGAATCCCTGGAAAGCCTGATCCCGGAAGCGTTTGCCACCGTGCGTGAGGCCAGTAAACGTGTGTTCGGGATGCGCCACTTTGACGTGCAGCTGATTGGCGGCATGGTGCTGAACGACCGCTGTATCGCAGAGATGCGTACCGGTGAAGGTAAAACCCTGACCGCGACGCTGCCAGCCTATCTTAATGCGCTGTCGGGCAAAGGCGTTCACGTCGTGACCGTCAACGACTATCTGGCACAGCGTGATGCGGAAAATAACCGTCCGCTGTTCGAATTCCTGGGCCTGAGCATCGGTATCAACATGTCGGGCCTGCCGGCGGTGGCGAAGCGTGAAGCCTACGCGGCCGACATCACCTACGGCACCAACAACGAATATGGCTTCGACTACCTGCGCGACAACATGGCGTTCAGCCCGGAAGAGCGCGTTCAGCGTAAGCTGCACTATGCGCTGGTGGATGAGGTCGACTCCATCCTGATCGATGAAGCGCGTACACCGCTGATCATCTCCGGTCCGGCAGAAGACAGCTCCGAGCTTTACACCAAAGTGAACAAAATCATCCCGCATCTGGTTCGCCAGGACAAAGAGGATTCCGAAACCCATCAGGGTGAGGGTGACTTCTGGGTTGATGAGAAAGCGCGTCAGGCGCACATGTCTGAGCGCGGTCTGGTGAAAGTGGAAGAGCTGCTGGTCAGCCAGGGCATCATGGAAGCGGGCGAGTCGCTTTACTCTCCGACCAACATCATGCTGATGCACCACGTCACGGCGGCACTGCGCGCGCACGCCCTCTTTACCCGCGATGTGGATTACATCGTGAAAGATGGCGAAGTGGTAATCGTCGATGAACACACCGGCCGTACCATGCAGGGGCGTCGCTGGTCCGATGGTCTGCATCAGGCGATCGAAGCGAAAGAAGGTGTGGAGATCCAGAACGAGAACCAGACTCTGGCCTCGATCACCTTCCAGAACTACTTCCGTATTTACGAGAAGCTGGCCGGGATGACCGGTACGGCCGATACCGAAGCGTTCGAATTCAGCTCCATCTATAAACTCGACACCATCGTGGTGCCGACTAACCGTCCGATGGTGCGTAAAGATCTGGCTGACCTGGTCTACATGACCGAGAAAGAGAAGATCGATGCGATTATCGAAGATATCCGTGAGCGTACCGCCAACGGCCAGCCGGTGCTGGTGGGGACCATCTCGATTGAGAAATCGGAAGTGGTCTCTAATGAACTGACCCGCGCCGGTATCAAACACAACGTGCTTAACGCCAAATTCCACGCCCGCGAAGCGGATATCGTGGCGCAGGCGGGTCAGCCGGGAGCCGTCACCATCGCCACCAACATGGCCGGTCGTGGTACCGACATCATGCTGGGCGGAAGCTGGCACGCGGAAGTGGCCGAGCTGGAAGCGCCGACCGAAGCCCAAATTGAAGAGATCAAAGCGGCGTGGAAGATCCGTCATGATGCGGTTCTGGCATCAGGCGGTCTGCACATTGTGGGCACCGAGCGTCACGAATCACGTCGTATCGACAACCAGCTGCGCGGTCGTGCAGGCCGTCAGGGTGACGCCGGTTCATCACGCTTCTATCTGTCGATGGAAGATGCGCTGATGCGTATTTTTGCCTCGGATCGCGTCTCCAATATGATGCGTAAACTGGGCATGAAGCCGGGTGAAGCGATTGAGCATCCGTGGGTAACCAAAGCGATTGCCAACGCCCAGCGCAAAGTTGAAAGCCGTAACTTCGATATTCGTAAGCAGCTGCTGGAATATGATGACGTGGCGAACGACCAGCGTCGCGCGATTTACAGTCAGCGTAATGAGCTGCTGGATGTCTCCGACGTCAGCGAAACCATCAACAGCATCCGTCACGATGTCTACAAGGCCACCATCGATACCTACATCCCGCCGCAGTCTCTGGAAGAGATGTGGGATGTGCCTGGTCTGGAAGAGCGTCTGCGTGCGGACTTCGATCTCGACCTGCCGATTGCGGAGTGGCTGGATAAAGAGCCGGATCTGCATGAGGAAGTGCTGCGCGAACGCATCATGGCCCGTGCGATCGAGAGCTACGCCGAGAAAGAGGAGATCGTGGGCGCAGAGATGATGCGCAACTTCGAAAAAGGCGTGATGCTTCAGACACTGGATTCGCTGTGGAAAGAGCATCTGGCCGCGATGGACTATCTGCGTCAGGGTATCCATCTGCGTGGCTATGCGCAGAAAGATCCGAAGCAGGAGTACAAGCGTGAATCCTTCGCCATGTTTGCGGCAATGCTGGAGTCACTGAAGTATGAAGTGATCAGTACGCTGAGCAAGGTGCAGGTGCGCATGCCGGAAGAGGTGGAAGCGATGGAGCAGCAGCGCCGCGAAGAAGCCGAGCGTCTGGCACAGCAGCAGCAGCTGAGCCATGTCGAAGAAGATCTGCTGGCTGAGCCAGAGCCGCAGCAGAGCGGTGAACGCAAAGTGGGCCGCAACGATCCCTGCCCATGCGGTTCCGGCAAAAAATACAAGCAGTGTCATGGCCGTATCGCCTGA
- the mutT gene encoding 8-oxo-dGTP diphosphatase MutT — translation MKHLQVAVGIIRNANRQIFLAQRAASSYMANKWEFPGGKIEAGESAEQGLIRELHEETGIEVTEAHPVGHADHTYEDLRVTLHFFLVEGWKGEPWGKEGQPQRWVDQQALVADEFPPANHQLIARLVAGEL, via the coding sequence ATGAAGCACCTGCAGGTTGCAGTTGGCATCATTCGTAATGCCAATAGACAGATTTTCCTTGCCCAGCGCGCGGCGAGTTCTTACATGGCGAACAAATGGGAGTTTCCTGGCGGTAAGATTGAAGCGGGCGAAAGCGCCGAACAGGGACTGATCAGGGAACTGCATGAAGAGACCGGCATTGAGGTTACTGAGGCGCATCCGGTCGGTCATGCAGACCACACCTATGAGGACCTGCGTGTGACGCTGCACTTCTTCCTGGTGGAAGGGTGGAAAGGCGAGCCGTGGGGCAAAGAGGGACAGCCGCAGCGCTGGGTCGATCAGCAGGCGCTGGTGGCAGACGAGTTTCCGCCAGCCAATCACCAGCTGATTGCACGCCTGGTCGCGGGCGAACTCTGA
- the secM gene encoding secA translation cis-regulator SecM, whose translation MIGILQRWRQLGRRYFWPHLLLGMVAASFGLPACAQSSELNASSESPASSLFLGNATRFDHLIRLQEASRRPSFSVDYWHQHAIRTVIRHLSFTLAPQAQAEQQPLPLAAQKLALIDSLHNLLTSHSALHTAPQQLAVPPLFMAVTRSWVEWHASVHGIRAGPARLFC comes from the coding sequence GTGATCGGGATTCTTCAGCGCTGGCGACAATTAGGTAGACGCTACTTCTGGCCTCATCTCCTGTTGGGGATGGTTGCGGCCAGCTTTGGCCTGCCAGCCTGCGCGCAAAGCTCCGAACTTAACGCTTCGTCTGAATCGCCTGCCAGCAGCCTGTTTCTGGGCAACGCCACACGTTTTGACCACCTGATCCGGCTTCAGGAAGCGTCCCGGCGCCCGAGCTTCAGCGTCGACTACTGGCACCAGCACGCAATCCGCACCGTTATCCGTCATCTCTCCTTCACGCTGGCGCCTCAGGCGCAGGCGGAGCAGCAGCCGTTACCGCTGGCAGCACAAAAGCTGGCGCTGATCGACTCCCTGCACAATTTACTGACATCACACTCTGCGCTGCACACCGCGCCACAGCAGCTTGCTGTTCCCCCGCTTTTTATGGCCGTTACCCGCTCATGGGTTGAGTGGCATGCCAGCGTGCATGGCATTCGCGCCGGGCCTGCCCGATTGTTCTGCTAA
- the coaE gene encoding dephospho-CoA kinase (Dephospho-CoA kinase (CoaE) performs the final step in coenzyme A biosynthesis.) — protein sequence MPYIVALTGGIGSGKSTIARAFAASGVEIIDADLIAREVVERGTPALQAIQARYGSSIVTQQGTLDRARLRDIIFQQPEEKSWLNALLHPLINARTRQLIAQATSPYVLWVVPLLVENQLQHQADRVLVVDVDEATQLARTQQRDGLSADQVHRILAAQATRQQRLACADDIIDNSGEPDDALPQVAGLHQRYLRLAATKQD from the coding sequence ATGCCCTATATCGTCGCGCTTACCGGTGGAATCGGCAGTGGAAAAAGTACGATTGCCCGGGCATTCGCCGCGTCTGGCGTGGAGATTATTGATGCGGATCTGATCGCCCGTGAAGTGGTCGAGCGGGGCACACCGGCTCTGCAGGCCATTCAGGCGCGCTACGGTTCATCGATCGTCACGCAGCAGGGGACGCTTGATCGTGCCCGGCTTCGCGACATTATTTTTCAGCAGCCGGAAGAGAAAAGCTGGTTAAACGCGCTGCTCCATCCGCTGATCAACGCCCGGACGCGCCAGCTGATCGCGCAGGCCACCTCACCTTATGTGCTGTGGGTCGTGCCGCTGCTGGTGGAAAACCAGTTACAGCACCAGGCTGACAGAGTGCTGGTGGTGGATGTCGATGAGGCTACGCAGTTAGCGCGCACGCAGCAGCGTGATGGTCTCTCTGCCGACCAGGTACACCGTATTCTTGCCGCACAGGCCACCCGCCAGCAGCGCCTGGCCTGTGCCGATGACATCATTGATAACAGTGGCGAGCCCGATGACGCCTTGCCACAGGTTGCCGGACTTCATCAGCGCTACCTCAGGCTGGCGGCAACGAAACAGGATTAA
- a CDS encoding GMP reductase, translating into MRIEEDLKLGFKDVLIRPKRSTLKSRSQVELERSFTFRHSGQRWSGVPIIAANMDTVGTFSMAEALASFNILTAVHKHYSVDEWRAFIQRVPATVLTQVMVSTGTSEADLSKLVAIMALSQELQFICIDVANGYSQHFVDFLQRARERFPTKTICAGNVVTGEMVEELILSGADIVKVGIGPGSVCTTRVKTGVGYPQLSAVIECADAAHGLSGQIVSDGGCSVPGDIAKAFGGGADFVMLGGMLAAHDECEGQIVEENGESFMLFYGMSSESAMKRHVGGVAQYRAAEGKTVKLPLRGPVDDTARDILGGLRSACTYVGAERLKELTKRTTFIRVNEQENRVFNR; encoded by the coding sequence ATGCGTATTGAAGAAGATCTGAAACTGGGCTTTAAAGATGTGTTAATCCGCCCGAAACGCTCCACGCTGAAAAGCCGCTCGCAGGTTGAGCTGGAACGCAGCTTTACCTTCCGTCATTCGGGGCAGCGCTGGAGCGGCGTGCCGATCATTGCCGCCAACATGGACACCGTCGGCACTTTTTCGATGGCCGAGGCGCTGGCCAGCTTCAATATCCTCACCGCGGTTCACAAACATTACAGCGTCGATGAGTGGCGCGCCTTTATTCAGCGCGTGCCCGCAACGGTACTGACGCAGGTCATGGTCTCAACCGGCACCTCAGAGGCCGATCTCAGTAAGCTGGTCGCAATTATGGCGCTCTCTCAGGAATTGCAGTTTATCTGCATCGATGTCGCCAACGGCTACTCACAGCATTTTGTCGATTTTCTGCAGCGGGCGCGTGAGAGGTTCCCGACCAAAACCATTTGTGCCGGTAACGTGGTCACGGGTGAAATGGTGGAAGAGCTGATCCTCTCCGGCGCGGATATCGTCAAGGTCGGCATCGGCCCCGGCTCGGTCTGTACCACCCGGGTGAAAACCGGCGTTGGTTATCCGCAGCTGTCGGCCGTTATTGAGTGCGCCGATGCGGCGCACGGCCTGAGCGGACAGATCGTCAGCGATGGCGGCTGTTCTGTGCCCGGCGACATCGCCAAGGCGTTTGGCGGCGGAGCTGACTTCGTGATGCTGGGCGGAATGCTGGCGGCGCATGATGAATGTGAAGGGCAGATCGTCGAAGAAAATGGCGAAAGTTTTATGCTCTTCTACGGCATGAGCTCTGAATCAGCGATGAAGCGTCACGTCGGCGGTGTCGCGCAGTACCGCGCCGCGGAAGGGAAAACCGTGAAGCTGCCGTTACGCGGCCCGGTGGATGACACCGCCCGTGATATTCTGGGTGGACTGCGTTCCGCCTGCACCTACGTCGGCGCTGAGCGCCTGAAAGAGCTGACCAAGCGCACCACCTTTATCCGCGTTAACGAGCAGGAAAACCGCGTCTTTAACCGATAG